GTCGCCGACAAAGGCTTGGGGGTCGCTGGCGGAGTATACGGTTTGCGACAAGGAGGGGTATACTGTTATTCCGGAGAGCTTGGATCTGGATCAGGCTGCTGGTGTGGGAACCGCGGGGTTGACGGCGTATCAGACTATTGCGCCGTATGTCAAGAGTGGTGATAAGGTGTTTTTGAATGGTGGCTCGGGCGGTGTTGGACTGTGGGGTATTCAGATTGCCAAGGCGCTGGGATGCTCTGTTACAGTGTCGTGCTCAACGGGTAAAGCAGATCTGTGCAGAAGCTTAGGCGCGGACGATATCATCGACTACAAGACCAGCGATGTTATCGccgagctcaagaagcgcGGTCAAGTCTTTAGCCACTGCGTTGACAACGTCGGCGATGCACCACCCAACCTTTACGCTTCATCAAAcgacttcctcctccctGGCAGCAGCTTCGTCTTTGTAGGCGGGCACGTCTCAGCCAAGAGTGTACTCAGCTTAACGACAAACCTGGCACGACCCTCATTTCTAGGCGGTGTCAAGGCAAAGTTTGTTACGTATGCTACTGcgaacaagaagaaggatctGGATCAGTTGAGGGATTGGTTGGTGGAGGGCAAAGTCAAGACTGTGATTGATTCGACGTTTGGGTTTAAGGAGGCGGACAAGGCTTTTGAGCATTTGAAGAAGGGGTCTAGTGGTGGTAAGGTTATGATTCATGTTGAGTAAGGGTGGGAATTGTGATACCATGGGTGGCGTTTTGTTATTAGATGTAGACTATGTTACAGTAATGTACTTGTTTGCTTGCGACTGTCGTTGATCACGTTTGTGAAGTACAAGCCGTCTAGCGACAACCCTGATACATGTTATCAATGCCATATTGATGCAGAGACACCCACCAGGACCCTTTAACGAGACTCCATAGAGTGATGCATGCGAGATGTGTAGAGTCGGCCGGTCCCAATCGCCATCGCATACCCAGCTGAGCCTGGACTTTGCAGGAGATAGAGATATGGGAGCGGCTGCTGACAATCGGGGCGGATTGTTTGAGCACGGTCTGCCTATCTATGACCAGATCTGAAAAGCCCAGTCTCAGTCTGCAGGACTGTCGCCTAGTTCAACCCCCCAATAAAGATGTGAGAGAACTGCGCAAGTGTCTCGTGATGGGCCACGAAAGCGCCTTCAAGTAGGGCCATTGCTCAACCTTGATAGAAGATCCAAATCACCCTCCCCTCTCAAGTCCCCAACCCAGCAGCAAACTTCTTCGCGACCCACGCAGCACCATGCTCCTCATACTCCGCCTTCGTAACAGCCAACCTCTCAATATTCGTATGACACGCCAGATTCGCACCCCCAAACCAAGTATGCGTAACCGGATCCGCAGGCCTCGCAACCCTAACGATACAATCATCCGGCACCCTCTGCACAACCTCCTTCTGCAGCCGCTGAATAAACCCATCAAAATGCGTGTTTCCACCAACAACGATAATGTTGGCTAGTAGAGCAGGCCAGAGACCAATGGGCAGTTCTTGTAGGGATTCGTAGACGAGGTCTGCGAGACCGGGTTGTCGGATCCCAGCGTCTGAAGGGTTGAAGAGGATTTCGGGGACGGTGAAGCGCTCGTTGCGTAGCGTGAGAGCGTCTTCTTCGGATTGTGCTGCTAGTTTTCGGGATTTGGAGTGTCGCGCGGGGTCGTAGTCGACGAGAGTTCCTTTAAAGCGGGTGTGGAAATCAGGAAGAATGTAGTCCTTGGCAATACCGCCGCCGGACAAATAATCTGGTCGACGTTCGCCTCTCGTTCCCTTCCATGACTTTTCGAGATCGGCTTTGAAATCGGCGGAGACGTAGCATGATATTTCTTTCATCTCGTTGACGATGTATGTGTCGTTACGCATATCGAAGTGTCGCAGAGAGATCAACCGTGTGAGGTAGTTCGTCAAAACCTTGCCGCCGACATCTAGTCGTTTGATCGCAGATTGTAACGGTTGGCCGCGAAGGACTGGTGTGATGGTTGTATGCGAATATCCGGAATCAATAACCATGACGGCTTCGGCGGGGGTGTTAGCGACCGTAGGAGCCTCTTGCGGCGTTCGAAAGATATTCTGCACATCATGATACGCATTAAACGTCGAGCCTGTCGCAATCAGCATCCCAACCCCATCAGCACATCGCATAGCTTACCTATCCCCCGATAGTAACTCGCAAAGCCATACTCCTCAAAAACAATCTGATCACAATTCGCCTGCAAAATCGGCAGCCCATTCGGCGGCTCAGCGAGTATCAACCTCGCATCCTTAGGCTCAAACTCCTCCCTCTCGAAAATCTCCCTATCCCAAATCTCCTTCTGCGCCTCCCAATTGACAATAAACCCCTTCTCAACAGGCCGTCTGAACTGTATCTCGCCGAAATCGCGACATTTTTCTAGCTCGGATGCGACGTAGATCTTGCGCGTGCGGTCGCGGGCGATCACGTTGGGGATGATCCGGGGTTCGGAGGGGATCGTGCAGGAGTGGATGAGGCCGGCTTTTATGGTGGAGGCGCCGTTGTCGAGGATGAGGGTTGTTGATGGGCCTTTTGGGGGCGCGGGTTTGGGTTTGCGTGGCCCGGCCATGGTGGGAGTTGGAGGATGAGAGAGGTGATGATGGGTTTTTGGAATTGGACGCGATGGATTTGATGGGAGGGGTGTTACGTAAGCCATCATGAGTTGAATTCATGATATGCAGTCATCTTACTCTTGGCATGAGGGAGCTCAATGCTCCTCCGTGATTTAGTTTAGTAACCTGTTGTGTACTCAAACAATTGATGAGAGATTGTGTATTCTGTCTTAATCGGCTGGATGTAGAATTCCCGATCGCAAAAATGGCACCTCAAACCCTCTCACGCCTCCATCGTCACCAACATACAGCAACACTCTGTCCAGAGACTCACCACCATAATGAACCCAATCCTGAATCGACCAGCCGACACAATTCAtctcttcaatctcattCCCAGGAAGATCCGTTTCAAACCCCGAGTTGAGGTCAGGCCACAAATGCCATACCTCCTTCACAACAGGCTTCCCATCCAATGTCGCATTCTCACGAAGTTGACTGGGAAACACTCGGATCTTGGGTCCAACTTCTGGAAGAAAATCGCCTAGTGTAAGTCCCCAGATATCCGTAAGACTAGAGAGAATATCTGTGTTGTTACGATGAAGCGACGCGAGGACTAATGAGTCCTCGTCCTGCTCCAGTGCTGCCTCAATGAGAACACTGTGGGCTTGGCCGCTCATGTACCTCTGCTCAAATCTCTTTGACTGCTCACGCGATACTTCATCCGCAGCGGCAACAAAAGTCGAAAACATAGCATTTGTAAGAATAGGCGCTGCCTTCATCGGGCCAGcagtcaagatgatgatcgCCAGACCGTAGTCATCAATAAAGCTGAGTTGACTTCTGTAGTTCTGCGCACCGCCACTCTTACCATAGACAGTAACAGCATGAGGATGGTCTGGCGTGAGGCTTGATAGACGCAGTATTTCCCAAGGCATGCCAGTCAAGGAGTATGCATTTCCTGCAAAGGCACTGGGCTTGAGCCAGCCGTTGATCTCCGTTGAAGTCATGTTCAAGGTTCTTGATAGCAAGGCATGTGAGAACTTTGCGAGATCAGCAAGAGAGGAGACCAACCCTCCTGCACTAATAACAGTCAGTACTCGAAGAGCAGCTTTTACATGATGAACTTACGGAGTGCTCAATTTGTAGTCCGAGCCCCAGCTGCTATCCCCAGACGGAATTACCGCCTtatcatcatggccaggCGAAGGAAAAGTATTGTTCATATCCAGGGGACCTGAAACAATTCCTTCGAGTAACTGTGCATAGGTCTTACCGGTATACACCTCAAGAGCCATACCAAGGATGACAAAGGCCATGTTTGAGTACGCTGGCCTTTCGTTGGGAGCAGTCTGGGGGTAAGACTCTTTCATTCCTGACAAAATCTCTGAAAAGCATTAGCATAGATCTCCATGCCTTGGGGTTCTTCGTACCTTGTCCTGTACAACCCTTGTTGAGACCTACAACACCACATGGTGGATAGTCGCCGTCCTCAATGGGCGGAAGACCATATGCAAGGAAGACTTCTTTTAGGAGGTAAAAGTCTGAGAACCCATCTGAGGCAAGCGAGTTAGTTCTACACAGAAATAGGCAGAGAATTTTACTTACAGTTTGCTGGCGTACCACCCAAGTACGAAGCCAGCATCCTTAAACTCACATCCCTCCACTGAATCTTGGACTTCCCATCAAGCTCCGGAAGATACTCTGTAACCGGCGCATCAAGATCCATACCGCTCTTTAGGAGCACATAATCCGTAAACACCTTTGTTATAGATCCGATGAGATACTGAGAAGCTCTatcgagcttcttggtaCCCTTTGTGTTGGCAGCTGCAAGATGATGGTACTCCCATATCGGCACACCAGGGTCGTCTTGACCCGCGCCTACGGCTGCAAGTGAGAACGAGACATTCTCTATGGGCCATCCTGCAGCGATTGAGCCTGAGAGAGCTGCGTTGAGAGTTTCAGTCAAGTTGGCCGCGGCTGCTTGGAAGATTGGTGACTTGGCGAGGGCTGTTGGTCTTGGGAGAACAGGACTTTCGGGGCGACATTTGAGCTCCGCCGTAGCGAACTGAGCTGTCAAAGACAGGATTGAAGCGATTGAATGTGAGAGCTTCATGATTGAGACCTCGTGGATAGAAACCGTCTTGTAAGTAACTCTTGTTATCATTCATCATTCCGACGAAAGCAGAGCTCTTATACATTCCATTTCACCCATCATGAAACCAATCAACAACCATTCGCGTCCAAAATACGAAATACGAAACAAACGCATCGTCAGATCCATCGTCATTCGATACTGAGATCTCGGAGTGAAGATCTAGATGATCGACACGGCAGTTGTAAGACGGCGTCGCGCTAAAGCAAGCTTGAATGCGAGATACGATGCACATCCCCATATTATTCTCTTGGCCCTGCACAACCACATGAACAACTCCGGCACTcacttctcctcatcataagaaataaattatCTATTCATAACCCTCAAGTTAAATCTTAGGTGTGTCCATGGCACTGGGTATCAACCTCCACCGCACCGCCGTCTCATCCCTCGGCACAACCCCCATATCCTCAACCCGTCTCGCATTAACAAAATCAGGACCGCCGCTCCCCCACGCATAATCCTTCCACTTCCCAAGCGCAGGCCACATCTTTTCTCTCACGAGACTCTCAATTTTTACCTTGCGCTGCGtcgcttcttcatcacctaCGAGGCCTACTACGCTCGTCCACAGGGCCCATGTTTCTTCGAGTTCGTCTACGCTGGAAACACCCATGACGCTTACGCCAAGACGGCCTGTGTCGCTAGGATTTATCTTTGTTCCGAACCGTGAGCCTACGCGCGCCCAGTTCTCGAGCGCCCAGCGGATGGCCACTTCTTCGAGATGCTCGCCGGAGTCTTGGGCGATGCTGGAGAGTTTGGCGCATAGGTCGCGGAGTTCTTCTGGGGCAGGATGCCATGCGCGCATGGGGCTGTTGTCGATACCGCGGGTGGTTAATAGTCCCATACCGAGCATGCTGGCGTTCGGTACGCAGTCTACGCCTGCTGCTTGGAAGCGATCTAGCAATGCCTTGTTTCCCAGCTGGCTGTTCTGCACGCAGAAGTTGCTGTACGACATAACAGCGTCCAACGGCTCTCCAGTCTCGCGCAAGATCATCTCCGCCAGCGACGCAAGCGTATCAACTGGATATCCACTGATTCCGACATATCGAACAAGACCTTGATCCCTCAAGTGTCGAAGCTCCGTAACAGCAGCGAGGACCTCCTCCGGCGAAACAAACTCCACATCATGCGTGTACACAAGATCAAGATACGAAGTGCCCAGCCGTTCAAGACTGCGATAAACACTATATCGGATCCAAGCGGGTGAGTAATCAAACTCATCGCCCGCAATGCGCCCAGCTTTCGTGATGAGGAAGTAGTTCTCCCTAGGCGGGGGAGGCGTTAATTTTCGTAGCGCATCGCCGAGGAGGATCTCGGAGGGGCCGTAGTAGGGAGATGTATCGAAGCCGAGGATGTTGTGGGCGAGGGCGCGGCCTACGATGTCGGTGTAGGGCATATGAGTTGGATCGGGATGGTACTGGTGGTTGAACGTTGCTGTTCCGAGGATGAGGGGAGGAATGACCTCCGAGAGAGGTTTTCTTTCGTCGGCCATGGTTAAGAttgagagagaagagaatgcGCTTGAGAATTGGATCTGGGAGTCTTGGGTCCGTTATTTTTTTGCGGCGTTGGAGTTTTCGGGTAGTGGAGGGGCTCGGCGATATCGGGATCTGATTAAAAACGCAGAATTCACGAAACAAAATCactgaagagatggaaaaTCTCTGTGAGGTCAAGATATCTATCACGAAAGgaagaaaacaaaacaaaacaagGGTCCGTTAGTAATTTCAAGGGTCGCCCCTAATCGAGCGATCCATGGCCATCAAGCGCGATCGCGAGCGTATCTGTGTCACTCTGATGAATCATTATCAACAGAGATGGAATTTCCCGCCCGACGGACCGACAAGACCAAACCTGAAAGAGAAGTATTGGACCGAGTACGTAATTTGCGCATTCGGTTGCGCCATTTGAGGACCTGACCTGTCAAACGTGCACGTTGTTGTAAATCGTGAGGAGAACAGTGAAGAGAGGGGAATGGGATTGTTTTAAGGTGAGCGATCAGCAATGGAAGAATAAAATAGATTAGATCGTGACCCCCAAATGAAACCCCCAAAATGAGTGGATTCACTAACTTGTTCTATTTCCGTTCCATTACCTGTTCTATCGGATCTACTTTGTCTCCGAGCGGGGAGGACTGGGGTGCAGTGGTTCGAGATAGTATCGTGCCATATCTCATCTGAGTCGACTTATTCAAGATTGGAGCGGGAAAAGTGGTATGATTCCAGGAGCCAGTCCTTATCAATTATTGAAGCAAAAGTGGTGAGTATCTGAAGAGAGTCGAGTTTCATCCAATCCATATTTTACGCCCCGACTCCAAAACCAACCAGCAAAGAAAACAAGTAGAGTGGAAAATCCGATTACGCTTCATCATGACGCCTCGCTCAGTCCACTTTCCAAGGGGACTCCATTTCATATTCCAGGGACCTTGTAGATGCGCCAAGTCATTTACTGTACCATGATCAGATGTGAGGTTGCATTGGTCCTTGGTTGACACATGTCAAATACGTGGTGCATCAGACTCGTCTGAGACCACGACCTCGACAGAAACACCCTGTAAAGCAAGTTAGATGATGCAAACGAATAATGATCAGAATAACATACAGTCGCACTAGGAACAGTCAGTAAGAATTCTGTTGTGTGGAAGATTGGGGAAACTTACAAAGGCGCTTGATGATCCTTCGTTGTGAATGAGACAGTATCCGCCGCCGCACTTTTTGCAAAACTTTTGCGTGCGTTCAATACAATCATTGCACTAGATACCAATTAGCTTCCATATTCAGTGACAGTAAAAGGTGGCGCACATTGATGCCGCATTCCCAGCAGCTTCGCGAAACATGTCTCTTcacatcaccaccaccaaaagGATGATAACACGTCTCACACCACCACTTATTACACGCAACACAGAACCTATCCCTCAAACAATCAGCACACCTCGGCACGAAATCCTCATGTCCCGGGCGCGGCGTTGTGGCAGCCTGCACGGATGACGAGAGGATCGGCGGCGGAGCTAGCAGCGGTAGCGAAGAGCAGTGCGTCTCAGCCGTCATGACACCCTCAGGCGCTTTGCCACAGCCCTGCGCAGCCGCCCACGGAGAACGTAGCGACCGCTGGGCTGCACGGCGAGGAGACGCTGCAGGACCCAAAGGCTGGTGAGCTGGCGTGGCGAGGACCTTGGCAGAGCACTGCGTCGAAGGAGATTAGGCTCTGGCAGGCGAGCATGCATTGCGCCCAGTCGTCCATGTCGCTGGTGCTGTTGAGGACACGGCCCTTTTTGGACCACCAGGCATCGGAATCGTTGGCCTGCGCATTTTCATCGCAGGGCATGGGGCCAAAGACGTAGATTGCTTTGAGTCGCGGGGTGTTCTCTGGGCGTGAGCTACGACAGGCGTATGCTAGCGCTGCGCGAAGCTTGCCGTGGTTCAGGTTATTGACGCCGCGGATCGAGAGCATGCGCACGCTGTATGACGGATCGTTGATGATCTCATGGCACAGCTCAGCTGTGACAGAGAGTCCGTCGAGGATTAGAGATTGAACATCACGAAGAATATCGCGTTGTCGTAGGGTAGAGAATATGCCCCTCAAGGGCCCGGCGTAGAAGCTATGGATCCTGTAAGCTAACAGCCGTTTTAAAGTGGTCGCAGCGCAAAGGACAAGGGTACAGTGGACACGAGCAATGGAGTATGGATGGACTCACTCATCTTCAGTCAGGTAATCAGAAAGAGTGACATTATGCCAAACTGCAAGATTGCGCTCTGTTTCTTTATGCGCGTCTTCGCAATGCGCTGTCTTGACCCGTGTAAGATCGATGTGACGAAAGACACCGGGTGTTTCGTGGAGGAGGTAACGAATATCGCGACAGGTTGCGGCGAGGTTCAAAAGGCCTGATACGGGGAGGTAGGGAAGGGTGTGACGAAGGACGAGAGAATTGTATAGAGTGTCAAAGAGGGTCAAGCCCTTTGTTTGGATCTGAGTGATCTCTGCGCGCGTTTGGTGGTCGACGATAACTTGGCTCATGTCAGGCTGGCATGAGTATTACAAGAGATTGGGTATTCAATGATGGAGCAGCCCAACTGGCAAGGAGGGCTAATGGGGGATATAAGGGGGGAAATGATAGAGAAAGAGAGGAGGAGTCATGAGGGTTGGTGGTGAAGGATATATAGCTATACACGGAGTACACATGTTGAGACAAGACATGAGGGATGGGCCGTGTCATGCCAGCGGCCAAAGCGGCAATGATTTACTAGGAACAGATTTGGTCTGGGGGAGATATGCGCCGTTTGGGTGGGATGGGGACATGCCCGGGATAATACAAAGATGGTCTGAGATGAGATTGGATTGGCGAGCCAAGTTCAGGTGGCTCGGAGGGTTTGACATGCTGCACGTTGTGAGTCAAGCTACAAGAGGTACGGAGCGCAATTACATTACACAAGCTTGTTAGTTAAAAGCTTGGATGATCAAGTGGGGGACTcaactcaacaacaccaaaagaAGATacataaaaagaaaaaaacgTTCCGGCTGAACCGGATACAGAATAACGGCATGCATAGTACAACGGTAGGAGGATGTGAATGTGAGAGGGGGGTCTTGGAGATCGGCCCGTGTGAGCAGTCGATGTGGGGATTGGATGCATCTTCCAAGGTGAGAGAATCGGCCAGACTGATGATATCTTGACAAGATGGCATCACCAAAAAGACTAAGGTTGGGGGATCTTATCTCTCGAGGCGCACCATTCAATAGCTGAGCTTTGCGGCGGGAGCTAACGAGCATGGGTAGGTTCGTGTAGGGGTCCTTTCAACTCCGTAGATCAAAAGAGCCCCCTTTGGCGGGTAAAATGAGCTGTGTCACATTTGAGAGAGAGAAGGTGTACAGCTACCCTGATCAACATACCAGGTCTTTTGCAGATCCTACATTTCGGCGTCCGAAATTGCCAAGATAAGCTCTGGTGCAGGGAAATGATGAAATGAGCATCTTTTCAGGGCATACAGTCTTTCAAATTAGTTGGCTCAGTCGCAAAGAAAGCTTGGAACTGGTAGTGTCAATCTAACCAAGCTCTGTATATCTCGTCGGTCCGGGGATGCATTGCCGGGTCTCATCATGACCGCCTGAATTCAGCCATCATGGATGGGTTGCGCTGCATTTAGCCATTCTGTGGGGGTCAAAACACACAAACACCAACTCTGTTTCACTCAGAGTCGCGGACTTGTAAGAGCGGtgaataaaaaaaaagagatgTTTGGGGTCTTTGTTTCGATCGACGTTATGGCCATGCAGATTGCCAAGACGGATCTGCTGGGTGATTATGCTCTGTGCCGCGCCCTCATTATACTGGAATTACGCGTAGTTGCTTAAGCCACGTTGCGACGCTGATGATCACTGAACAACAACATTACTGGCGATGCATTGCTGGGTTGCCTTGCTACGTGTAAAGTGAGGCGGGATTCTCCCCGGGTTGCACGGAAACTTGGTCGATGTTTTAAACAGGGTATGAGGCTATAGTCTGTAGTCTAATTTTAACCATGATATTAAGAGTTGGGCATTGTCTGTGCTTTGAGTCAACTCATGATACGGATCTGCGAGATCTAATGACAGCTCTGATACCGAATGTGTACGAGGTGGACAGCCTGTCAAATCGATGAGTGCTCGTGGTGTCGGTGTTTTGTTAGTCCGTCGGAGAACGGATTTCCGATTATGTAAGGCCCGTAGGCAGCTCAGATCTGATCTGTCTGTCTTCTGGACGATGCTGGAAGAACGTCACCGAAATGGCTGACTGAGCATCGCCGCTGAGAGTCTGTTTCTCGTGATTCAGTCGGTATTAACGACATTTTGGATTTCAAGCAAaaaatagttttaattgatctTGTCATTTCTATCCCTGTTTCTCGCTTTATGACTATCATATTTCGTGCTTGATTCTACTACTACGTAATTGCATCTTATCAACCCCCACCAAATCATTCCAGGCCCTCACATCATAACTTCTACACATTGCAGCCCAAATCATGGAAGAGCCTGCACCCCTGCGCTGGTCGAGCGCATTACCCGTGATAAGTCCCTCTGCGATAGCGACCAAGAATCTTCGCGGCGACAAGATTCTTCTTCCACAATCTGCTCTTGAACAACTTTTAGCTGCGGCGCGATCTCGACCTTCGACAACGACTGCCCGATCAGATCCATGGTCATATTCCTCGAGCGACGCCGATACCGCACAACAACTACCGAATCCTTTAATATTCCGACTTGTGAATCCTAAGAATAAGAATGCTGTCTTTGCGGGTATCAGAGAGTTTTCAGCGTCGGAGGGAACGTTGGGGTTGAGTCCGTGGTTGACAGAAGCCTTGGGTattcaagaagatgaatgCGTGTCGCCGAAAGAGGTGATAGATCTGGAACAAGACACAGCGCAGAACAGCGAACGAATGGACGTGGATGGCATTCAGATCAAAGTCGAGGCGC
The window above is part of the Fusarium oxysporum f. sp. lycopersici 4287 chromosome 8, whole genome shotgun sequence genome. Proteins encoded here:
- a CDS encoding hypothetical protein (At least one base has a quality score < 10) — encoded protein: MADERKPLSEVIPPLILGTATFNHQYHPDPTHMPYTDIVGRALAHNILGFDTSPYYGPSEILLGDALRKLTPPPPRENYFLITKAGRIAGDEFDYSPAWIRYSVYRSLERLGTSYLDLVYTHDVEFVSPEEVLAAVTELRHLRDQGLVRYVGISGYPVDTLASLAEMILRETGEPLDAVMSYSNFCVQNSQLGNKALLDRFQAAGVDCVPNASMLGMGLLTTRGIDNSPMRAWHPAPEELRDLCAKLSSIAQDSGEHLEEVAIRWALENWARVGSRFGTKINPSDTGRLGVSVMGVSSVDELEETWALWTSVVGLVGDEEATQRKVKIESLVREKMWPALGKWKDYAWGSGGPDFVNARRVEDMGVVPRDETAVRWRLIPSAMDTPKI
- a CDS encoding actin-like protein arp-6 codes for the protein MAGPRKPKPAPPKGPSTTLILDNGASTIKAGLIHSCTIPSEPRIIPNVIARDRTRKIYVASELEKCRDFGEIQFRRPVEKGFIVNWEAQKEIWDREIFEREEFEPKDARLILAEPPNGLPILQANCDQIVFEEYGFASYYRGIGSTFNAYHDVQNIFRTPQEAPTVANTPAEAVMVIDSGYSHTTITPVLRGQPLQSAIKRLDVGGKVLTNYLTRLISLRHFDMRNDTYIVNEMKEISCYVSADFKADLEKSWKGTRGERRPDYLSGGGIAKDYILPDFHTRFKGTLVDYDPARHSKSRKLAAQSEEDALTLRNERFTVPEILFNPSDAGIRQPGLADLVYESLQELPIGLWPALLANIIVVGGNTHFDGFIQRLQKEVVQRVPDDCIVRVARPADPVTHTWFGGANLACHTNIERLAVTKAEYEEHGAAWVAKKFAAGLGT